The segment GTTCTGCGGGCTCCATGCCCATTGTTTTCAGTCTGGCGACGACACTTTTTACATCCCTGTCCCTTTCGGCATGTTCCCTGTCATAGTTGACAACACCCTCAAGGGATGAATTGGAAGAAATGATCGATGTGACGACGTTTGCTCCGGCGTTAAGCCTGTGTACCATCCCATCGATCCCTTCAAGGTCAAGTGATGCCGGAATAAGCTTCTCTGGATATAGAAGACGAAGTATTGAGATGATCTTCAGTTCAGAGGCACAATCTCTTATTTCCTTTCCTTCCAGTGGTGTTCCCTGCTGTGGCAGGAATGTCATCACGCGCACCATGTCCGGATTAGAGGTTGCCAGTCCTCTCAGTGATATAATGGTGGATTCCATATCAGGTTCCACTTCTGTGAGCATACCGTCCTCGACAGAGTACCCCATTTGTTTGGCATGGTTCCTTGAATTGATCCTGCCTTCAAATGACTGGTCGACTCTCAACTGCTTGTAGAGTTCCATGTCATAGGTTTCCTGGTAAAGGGCGAGGAAGTTGGCTCCGTTGTCCTTTAGCATTTTAAGAGTATTTTCATCGACAACTCCGGGGGATACCATGATCGGCTTTCCTACCTCTTCTTTTACGATCTTCACAACCTCAGCAAGTCTCTCCGGCTTGTCGTGGAAGTATGGGTCCTCACCCATCGTAAGGTCCACCATGTGAACATCTTCGGTCTTTATGACCTTGCAGATCTGCCTGATGTCCTCATTGCTGAGGCGGTATCTTTCAATGTCATTGGAGTTTCTGTAGTAACAGAATGCGCATTTGTTCTTGCAGTATGTGGAGAAGTACACAAAGCTGTACATGAACACCTTGTTTCCGAAGAAATGGTCCCTTATACGGCGTGCCACATAATGCAGTTTGTCAATTATTTCAGGACTTTCTGTTTCAAGAAGACTCCTGATATCATCATCGGACAACTGTGACCCGGCTATGATCTGGTCTGCATAGCTATCCAGGTCCTTATTATCCATGTTCTCAAACAAGATATTCACCTCACAGGTTGGTAATGATTCCGTTGTAGTACAGTTCGGACCTGCTTGCACGGCGTATGTTGGAATAGTCGTGCTTTACCTTGAGAAGTCTTTCCAGTCCGAAACCTGCACCTATCCATGGTTTGTTGACTCCCCATTCCCTGTCAAGGGGGATAGGTCCGACGACTGCTGAGGAAAGCTCCAGGTCACCATGCATTACATCGATTGTGTCTCCGTAGACCATGCATTCATCCGCTTCGATCTGGAATTCTATGCCAAGGTACTCAAGTAACTCACGTATGATACCTTCAAGCTCTTCCCTTGTGCAGTTGGATCCCATCTGGCAGAAGTTCAGCATCGTGAACTCTTGAAGGTGGCTGCTTCCGTCGGACTCTTTGCGGTAACATGGTCCGATCTCGAATATCCTTATGGGGTCGGGGAGCACTTTGTCCAGCTTGCGCAGGTAGTTGTACAGTCCAGGTGCCAGCATCGGCCTCAGGCACATGTTTTCTCCCACACGGAATAACTTGTAGTTTTCGTCATCCTTGTCGATACCCATTCTTTCGACATATTCGAATGGTATCATTATCGGGGATTTTATCTCAAGGAATCCTCTTTCAACAAAGAACTCGGTGATTGTCCTTTCAAGTTTGCCAAGGCGGTCTTCCCTGTCCTCTTCATACATCTTCCTGAGGTCTTTGCGCCGCCTTTCGAGCAGTTCTTTCTCAAGGTCCTTGAATTCCGGCAAATCTCCCTGCACAGGTATCCTGTCCTCAGGCGCCATCAATGTCTTAAGCCTCTCGATCTGGGAAGGTGAATACTTCACTTCCGGTTTTTTGTCCTTTTCAACTTTTGGCTCGGTGGTGGCAGGCTTTGCCTCACTTGCGGGCTGTGGAGTTGGTGTAGACACTGAAACGGATTTAACAACAGCTTGTTTTGGCTTCCTGGGAGCAGGCTTCTTTGAGGAGAATACACTAACAGCTTGTCCTTTCTCCTTGAAGGTCTTCTTAACAAAACGATTGATCTGCTCGTCACTTGGACGACAGCGTTTGCAAGGCTTACGGTACTTATTGTTCCTGAGTGATCTTGCAGAACGGCTTGATCTGGAATTCCTTACTGTGAACCGGGCCCCACACTCGGTCTCAATATGAAGGTGATTCCTTGTGACCTCAAAGTCTTTGATCCCATGAAGTAATCCGCTTCGCGACAGCCAGACTCCGTTGAGTCCGACCAGAACATCCAGTAATTGCTTTTCCATAGGTCTAAGCTCCTATCGCGAAACACTTCATATTATCATCATCCTTTACTTGCACCGATGCTATTCACATCGAGGTGCTAAAATATGTTTCAATGGAAAGCCATGTCCATCTGGCGGAAACTCCGGGAATCTAACCCGGCTGAACGGATTTAGAGTCCGTTCGATCTACATGATCAAGTCTCCATGTTGTTGGGTGTGTGTCCACCTGTTATGGATACTTTGGCTTTCCTGACATATTTGTGGCAGACATTCGGAAAACATGTCCTCCTGTGTCGCCACGACACTTTCAAATTGCCGGATTCCATATTTAAGAATTTCGGATTGATCTTTTTTCCCCAACTTTATTTGTGGATATTTTACGTTGTTCTCTTTAAGGGTATTGTTACTGATAAATGTCGATTTTCTGTTTCATTATGCTATTTTAGTTTCATCTATGAGCATTGAAGTTTATAAAGATAAATTTACATAAATTAATATAGCTTTTGTTCCTATCATAGGACGATTAATGTGACGATGAATCTGGAAGATGAAGGTAATTTACCTCTCAAAAAACATATCATAGGTCTTGTGCCCGCATCGCATGGCGGTCTTGTACGCAAGGCATCACAGGAATACGGGATAGAAGAGTCCGATATCATAGACATGAGCGCAAGCCTGAATCCTTATGGCAGCCCGTTCGATCATCCTGAATATGGTCTTGACCTTTCTTCTTTATTTGAGGCTTCAAAGCCTGGAATGTATCACTATCCTGACAATCGCTACTTACTGTATAAGGAGGCTGCAGCAAAATTCCTAGGTGATGGGGTAAGTGCAGAGAACATCATTCCGGGCAATGGTTCATGCGAGACCATTAGACTTGTTGCAGAATGTATCCTGAGTAAAGGCGACACTGTGGGAATTCCACAGCCCACTTTTGATGAGTATGAGCAGCAGTGCAGGATCATGGGTGCAAACATCCGTTACTTCGAACATGAGGGTCTGATGGAGATCTCTGATGAGGCATTGCAGGACATAAAGATCCTATTTGTCTGTAATCCTAACAACCCTACGGGTAAACTTCTACCTCGGGATGATGTACTTGCTCTTGCGGATCGTTGTGAGGCAAATGGTACTCTCCTGTTTGTGGATGAGGCATTCATGGAGCTTGCAGATGACCCTTCTCAGAGCGTGGCCGATGTAGCAGCAGCCAATGATCACGTTTTTGTACTTCGTTCACTAACCAAGAATTTCGCCATCCCTGGCATACGCCTGGGATTTGGTGTGGCATCTGAAAGAATGGCAGCTTCATTGAACACTGCAAGATTGTCCTGGAACCTTGGTTCGACCCCTGATGTTGTGGGGACGGCCCTCCTGGATATGGAAGGCGGTTGTTACAGCAAATATCTTGAAGAATCCCGTAGATCCATCGAAAAAGAAAGGAATTTCCTTGTGAAACGCCTGTCGGATATCTATGGCTTCAAACCTCTTCCAAGTGCCGTTAATTATGTCCTTGTTGATATCAGTCAACTTCTGATGGATTCTGTGGAGCTTACAGAAAGGCTTGCATCCCATGGTATCCTCGTGAGGGATTGCAGTTCTTTTTACTTACTTGGCAATGATTACGTCCGGATTGCAGTTCGCAACCGGGATGAGACCGATCGTTTGATCTATGCTATCGGCACTGTTCTGTCAGAGTCCGGAAAGGAATATGGTGAAGAAAAATTGAAGCATACTATTGAGTGTGCGGCATCCGGGGAGCCGGCATCCCGGAACACATGTGAATACTATCCCTGCCACTTCAATGGGCAGGACTGTACTTTTTGTTTCTGTCCATTCTATCCCTGTGAGGATCTCCGAACAGGGGGCAAGTGGATAGACAGTACCACCGGAAGCAAGGTATGGAGCTGTGAAGACTGCACTGTGATACACAAGAAAGATGTGGTGCAGGATGTCCTGAAGATCCTGATGCGTGACAGTGAAGCTGATGACAACCTGAAGGTTGCCTGGGAAAAAGTAATTCTTTCCAATATTTGATCGGTTTTTTAGTTTCTCTTTTCAGAGTACATTTTCCGATCACCTTCATAATATAGGTATTGAAATGGATGCTATTGTAATGGCTGGTGGCCTGACCCAGAGGTTGGGCATGGAAGAAAAAGCATGTGTTATGCTCATGGATAGCCCACTTATCAATTATCTCCTGGATTCTCTTCTTGGAGCAATGCATATCGACCGTGTGTTCGTGCAGGTGTCATCTTATTCTCCGGACACGGAAGACTGCATAAAGAGGGACTATCGTAACAGGGTATCTGTTCTCAGGACATCCGGAGACAATTATGTGGGTGATATGGTTGCAGCTGTCAGGGATTCCGGTAGTTCCGGTCCTGTAATGGTGCTGATGCCTGATCTTCCACTGGTGACATCTGAGCATATAGACATGATGGCTAAGGCTTATGAGGGATGTGGCTTCCCGGCTATGTCAGTATATGTGCCTATTGGACTGTATCGCAAGCTCGGCCTGAGGCCGGGGACCGTGTTTAACAAAAAAGGTTTGATGATCGTTCCTGTGGGTATCAATATCCTTGATTCACTGAAAATTGATGAAGAACAGGATAATTATGATCATGTTGTTGAGATCCCTGAGGTAGCTATTAATGTCGATTCTGTGGAAAGTCTTCGTAAATGTCAGGATATGTTATTAAAATGAGTGTATTTTGATCCTGGAATCAAACCAAAATGATTTATCATCTTCTTCTTATTTCGACTATAACTTTGGATATTGTTGGGCACAGTATCTGTTTTTATTCAACCTTATGTTCCCTTAAAGTAAACCTAAATTGAATAACTTAATATATTTGCGGTTCTTTACATTATCCGATAAGCGTGTCGCACAAAAAACAAATACCTCTCAAAGATCATATTGCAGAACTTGCCTGCCCGGCTCACGGGGGCCTGATTCGTGAGATGGCCGGCCGGTATGGTATCCCTGAATCGGAAATGCTGGACCTGAGCGCCAGCCTCAATCCCCTGGGCAGCCCGTTCGAACATCCTTCCGGAGGCCTTGACCTTGATGCTATTATGGAAAAGGCGGCGAAGAGATTTGGCCAGTATCCGGACAACAGGTATCTGGAATACCGTTCTGCAGCTGTGAATTTCCTTGGAAATGGACTTTCTGTTGATAATATCGTTCCTGGCAATGGCTCCTGCGAGATCATAAGACTCGTGGCAGAGGCTGTACTGGATGAGGGGGACGTCGTGCTAATTCCACACCCCACATTTGCTGAATATGAACAACAGTGTAAGGTTGCCGGGGCGGATGTACGCTACATCAGGCAGGAGGAGGTCATGGACCTTTCAGACGATGTACTTGAAAGTGCAAAGATCCTCTTTGTCTGTAATCCGAACAATCCTTCAGGTAAACTGCGTTCCAGGGAGGACCTCCTGAAACTCGCGGCGAGGTGTGCATCGAAAAATACAATTCTTTTCCTCGATGAAGCTTTCATTGAACTTGCTGACGATCCTTCTCAGAGCATTGCTGAAGTTGTGGAGGGCAATGATTATCTTTTCATACTACGCTCACTGACCAAGGACTTTGCAATTCCTGGTATCCGACTTGGTTTTGGTGTGGCTTCAAAGAGAATGGCAGAAGCGCTCAATACTGCAAGGCTTTCCTGGAACCTCGGATCTATTCCTGAGGAGATAGGGATTGCGGTAATGAACATGGAGGGCGGATGTAATAGTCCTTATCTTGTTCAGTCCCGTGAAGCCATTAAGAAGGACCGGGAATACCTCATTGAGCGTATCTCTTCAGGAATACGCAAGTTCGTGCCAATTGATTCTGAAATTAACTATATCTTAGTGGACATCAGCAACTCTGCATTTGATTCCACCGAACTGATGCAACGCCTTGCTTCCCATGGTGTGCTTATCCGGGATTGTAGTTCATTCCCGTTCATGGGCAAGGATTTCATAAGGATAGCTGTAAGGCCTAAGGAGGAAACCGACAGGCTATCACGTGCAATAGGGAAGGTCGTTGTGGAAAAAGCAAGGGAGACTGCCAGGCTGGATCTGATCGCAATGCTTGAAAGCGGTGATGTAAAGCCACAGGGTCCGAATACTGATTGTTCCTACTATCCATGTCATCATTTCCCCGGCCAGGACTGTACCTTTTGTTTCTGCCCGTTCTACAAGTGCGAAGATGAACGTACCGGCGGCAAATGGGTGGACCGCTCAAGTGGAGGAAAGGTCTGGAGCTGCGAGGACTGTGTAATAGTTCATCAGAAGGATGTAGTGGAAAAGATCCTTAATGAGCTCTCAGGCGAAGGCTCCATGGAAGAAAAACTGAAAAAAGCATGGACTAAGGTTGTGGAGCCTCTTCTATGATCGAACTGTTCCTGGCAGACACCGATCACCTGATCTCTGTGCTTCTGCTTGCAACTGCATTTGACCTGTTAATAGGGGAACCGCCAACAGCCCTGCATCCGGTAGTGTGGATAGGCAATCTAATAGCTTTCTTCAAAAGATCAGCTCCTGCTACTCACAGGAAGCTCTACGGTGTGCTGTTCGCCCTTGTTGTAATACTGTTCGCAGCATCCATTGCCGTTGCTGTACTTTTCATAGCGAACCTGCCGTTCCTGCCGGGCTTTGTAGTACTTCTCATTGAAGCATATTTCCTCAAGTCCACATTTGCCATACGCCGCCTTATTGAGGCCGGTATGGAGGTCAATGCCGAGCTTGTAAAGGGCGACCTGCCTTCTGCACGTCAGAAGCTGTCCATGTACGTCAGCAGGGACACTTCACAGTTAAGCGAAGGCCAGGTGTCTTCATCCGTGATAGAGACCTGCTCGGAGAACTTTGTGGACGGCATATTGAGCCCGCTATTCTATTATGCGATCCTTGGACCATACGGTCTCATAGGTGCATACATCTTCAAGGCAGTAAGTACCCTTGATTCAATGGTTGGATACATGGATGAGAAACACAGGGACCTCGGTTACTTCTCAGCAAAGACCGATGATGTGCTCAACTGGGTTCCTGCACGTATCTGTGTTGTTTACATTACCATTGGATCCGTGCTTGCGGGAATGATCTCAAAAGGAAAGAAGCTCGACCACGGTGGTGCTATCAAATGTGCTACCAGTGATTGTCGTTCCTGTTCATCCCCGAATTCCGGTTACCCAATGGCTTCTGTGGCCGGTGTGCTTGGGGTACGTCTGGAAAAACCGAACACCTATGTTATCGGCAAGGATTTTTCCATGCCTGTGGCAGATGACATAAAACAGGCATCTGTGGTAATTGCTGCAGCCTCTATGCTTGCGGTATTTTCGTTTGCAGTGTTAATCTATATAATATCAGCTATAATCAACTACATCTAATCATACCCAATAAGTGATCATTATGAAACTTTCAGATATAGACTCTCAGGACCTGAAGAAGGACCAGCCAAAAGAGCTGGAAGGTGAGATCACCTCCGATATCATCGATATACTGGAGGAGGAAGGTATAACCGTGGATATGCTTGTGGATACTGCTCTTGAGCTCTATGCTCCGCATCCCGGTCTGGAGACCAGGGAAATCGCAGAAGGGCGTTTCAGGAGAGAACTGGAAATAGCTGTATCTGATGCGAACCTGTGCCTTCTGATTTATTCCGGTATACTTCTGGAAAGGGAGGGTGAGAAAGGTAAGCTTCCAAATATCAGCAGGAGCTCATACGAGAAAGACCTGACATTTATCATTGCAGATGAGGTAATCGGAATGAGCATTGCCAAGTATATCAGTGGTGACAAGGGCATGTTCGAGTTTGTTCGTTTTGACAAACAGAAACCTGGAATTCTCTCAAAGCTAGGTCCGTTCATGGATGACATAATAGGTGGTCTTATCGGCGGAGTTTCAGCTAACATGTACACCAGGGGTATGGCAGATGCAGCGGAAGCTGAGAAAAAACGTAAAGCTAAAGACGTAAGTGATGTGATCGCAGCATGAACAACTTTTTCCTTGCTCTTAAGACAAGTTTCGGCTTTCTTTCCACAATTCCTGTTGGAATCACCATGGAAGGTCTGGATGAGCTTGTAAAGCGCAGTTATCTACAGACATTCGCAGGTGTGGTCCTCGGTATTATGATCGGGGTCTTTGCATATATCACTGAAACCGTGTTGCCGGACCAGATCAGTGCGGTCCTTATCATGGCCTTCATTTACTACCTGACCGGTCTGAACCATCTTGACGGCCTGGCCGATTTCGGCGATGGTGCCACAGCACACGGCTCTCTGGAAAAGAAGATCAAAGCGCTCAAGGATGTGGCCCTTGGTATCGGGGGTGTGGGTTATGCAGTTCTTACACTGCTTGCACTCTATGCATCTATTTCTGCACTTCAGGCTGAAGCTATTTTCTTCTCCGACAATGCTGCTTTCATACTTGCAGTTTCACTGCTTGTGGCAGAGATCGGTGCCAAACAGGCAATGCTTACAATTGCTGCATTCGGCAAACCTATTCATGAGGGACTTGGTTCCATGGTTATTAACAGCACTACCTTCCCTAGGTATGTGGTATCTTTCATAGTTGGTGCTGTAGCAAGTGTGCTGGCTTTCGGTTCTATCGGTGTTATCGGATACATATCTTCTATTGTTACTGCATTTGTTATATTGAATGTTTCAAACCGCCATTTCAAAGGTGTGAATGGGGATTGTGTTGGAACTTCCAATGAAATAGCACGTGTGATCGTGCTGATAGTAATTACTCTTGTGATAATCGCTTCCAATAACGGCTATGGAGGACTGGTTTGGACGCTGTTATAATGGCAGGTGGGCAGGGGCTTCGACTTGGCATGGGTGAGAAACCATGCGTCGAACTTCTTGGAAAGCCTCTCATAAGTTATGTGATCGATTCGCTGGAAAAAGCATCTCATATTGATCGAATACTTGTAGCTGTATCCCCTTCAACACCCGATACTGAAGATTTTGTAAATGAAGGGTATGGTGAACATGTACAGGTTGTCAATACTGCAGGTGACAACTATGTGGGAGATATGGTCTATGCGGTGGAGAGCTCCGGCATAGATGAGCCTGTGATGATAATAATGTCCGACCTTCCTCTTGTGACGCCGGAACTTCTTGATTCTATCATAGATGCATACGAGGTCTGTGATAAGTCTTCAATGTCAGTGTTCATCCCTCTCTCTCTTTGCAGTGAGGTTGGTATCAGGCCGGATACGGTCTTCAACTGGAGTGGGCAGCTGATCGTTCCTGCGGGGATCAATATCCTTGATGGAAAATATATCAATGAAGAGCAGGAATATCATAATTATCTGCTGGAAGATCCTGAGATCGCTCTGAACATAAATACTGCAGAGGATCTGAAGCGGTGCGAAAATATTCTTAAAAAAAGATGATTCCATTTCTCTGATATTTGTGGGGATTAAATATGGTAGAATATGCAACTGTGGGCGATAAAAAATATTCCATGCAAACTGTAAGGCTGGTAACCGGTGACCCGGCAATTGGTGTTGATCTTCACAATATTCCGGAAGAACAACTCCTCCTTTGTGAGGCAATAGATGATCCGTATCTTCTCCCGTTCCTGCTGGAAAAGTTCTATATGATGGAGATCAAGGATGCAGAGCAGTTCAGGTTATGCCTTATAAGGGTACAGGTGGATTCGGATATGCGTCTTAATGAGGATATCCAGAAGCATCAGCACAGGGGATATGTTGCCCGGACCATAGAGAAACTAATGTTCCGTGACATTTTCCTGGAGATAATAAAGGAAGAAGAAATTGGTGTGGATGGTTGATCCATGATGTAATCTATCATTGGATAAATCATTTTTTATATCATAACAAGGCATAGAAGAATAGATAACGCAGATGCGTAATGGGCACTTGGCTATGTGAGTAGGGAGCAAATGTATCCATTATGTCTGCAAGGATCTCATGATTCTATTTTAAAAAAATCTACATGATCTAAGTATATTATCAGGTGTAAAGATGGCTGACGAAGTAGCTCAAGAAAGGGTTAGCACGGGAATTCGTGGATTGGATGAAATGTTACATGGCGGATTTTTCAAAGGGACTGCCAATGTGGTCTCTGGTAAATCCGGTACCGGTAAGACTATCTTCGGAACCCAGTTCCTGCTGGAAGGTATCAACAAAGGCGAGACAGTGATGTGTATCATCACATCCGAGGAATCCAAGTCAATTGTGCGTGAAATGCAATCCTCTTTCGGATGGGATCTCGATGGAATGGTCGCAGAAGGCAAGCTTGTATTTGTAGACATCACAGACCCAAGCCTTCGTCTCCAGAAGAGTGTGGAGATAGCTCCTACAGAGCTTATCAAGAGCTTCAAGAAACTTGTGGAGAGCAAGATCGAGGAAGTCAAACCAGATCGTGTCTTCATTGATTCCATTGAAGCAATGTTCCTTGCAATTGAGTCCAACTACAAGCTGCGTACCTTGATCGACGATATCTTCGGCATCTTCAGGAGGCGCAATGTCACAGCTCTTGTGACAGTGGGTGTTATGTTCGATCTGGATGAGATGGTCGAATATGGTGCAGATTCTGTGGTCAAACTGGGCCGTGAGATCATTGGAAGCAACCTGCAGCGTACTATCTATGTGATGAAGCTCAGGGGATCCAGCACCATCAACGAGGTAAGGGTGCTCAACATCTCTGACGCTGGTATGGCTGTACTTGCACAGTCCCCATACCTTGAGAAATAACTGAACTAATTACTAAAGGCACCTTGTGAGGTGTCTTTCTTTTTTACTTTATTTTGCTTGATGTCTGAAGTGTTTATGTCAAGTTCCGGCATCAAAATTTAATATTCTGCTCACCCTGTAGAGAGCATTGCTATTCACAAAAGGTACCAGTCCATGTCATTGGTGGAGTGGTCTTCATGAACTCCCACGGTACGCTGCGAGACGTTAAGAATATTGGTTATGGCATCTGAGAAGTCCTGAAGGTACTGTCGCTGGCTTAGGCTTCCATATTTAAAGCGCTTGTTCGGGTTTGCTATCTCTTCCATTGTCTTCCTGTCGGGGACGATGGTAACATCGATGCCTGATATCTCAACTGCCTTTTCCATGGCTGTCCTGAAATCACCAATGCAATATGCGATGCGATGTTTGTAATTGTCGCGTGTTCTCTCAAGGTATTTTGCAAGCCTTTCGCTTTCCATCTTGATAAAATCGCGTTTTATCTTAGCTACATTGCATTTTCCCATCATGAACTTGTAGTCCGTGAACGGATACTCTGTATCTATTTCACGCGGCGTGATCCCGCAGGTTCCAAATACCACTACGTGAACGTCCTCAGGTTCAAGTATGCCGAAGATAATGCGGTCATACATCTTATGTGAGGGGCTGGTATGGTATGGTTTCCTCATGGCACAGGGTACAAAAATGCAAAAGTCATTTACAGGTGGTTGATACTCGGTTAGCACCCACTCATTGGCACGTATCATGTCTGGGTGGTATATCAGTCGTTCTGTGTCCAGTGGCTCATTTGAACGTTCATTTTCAGGAATTATTGTTGTCAAGGTTTGAGGGATTCTGACAAACTATATATATAATTAACGACGTGATGATTATGGTTTTGCATAAACTATACAACAGTGATTCGGAAGTTTCATGAAATTACAAGTGGTGAATAATGACAGCGACAATCCGTGAAATGCTAAGGGCAAACTGTGAATGCGAAGATGTGGCAAAGTGTGTACTTGGCCTGAAAGCTCTGGATATGGATGCATACAAGTGCTTACTTTCTAACGGTCCCATGACTGCCGAAAACCTCGGAGAGCATCTTAACAGGGAACGCAGTACTGCATACCGTTCATTGCAGAACCTTATCTCATGCGGTCTCGTCTATCGTGAGACAAAGACCATCGATATTGGAGGATACTTCTATGAGTATGTTGCCATTGATCCTGTAAGGGTCAAGGAAATGCTCAAAGACAGCATAGAAGAGTGGTACACAAAGGTCACAGGTCTTGTTGAGAATATTGACAAAGAGCTCCTCGGGGAGTAACTTTCTCTTCTTAATGGTTATTTTATTTTAGAAAAGATCCATCTCTTGAA is part of the Methanococcoides methylutens MM1 genome and harbors:
- the pylB gene encoding methylornithine synthase PylB — its product is MFENMDNKDLDSYADQIIAGSQLSDDDIRSLLETESPEIIDKLHYVARRIRDHFFGNKVFMYSFVYFSTYCKNKCAFCYYRNSNDIERYRLSNEDIRQICKVIKTEDVHMVDLTMGEDPYFHDKPERLAEVVKIVKEEVGKPIMVSPGVVDENTLKMLKDNGANFLALYQETYDMELYKQLRVDQSFEGRINSRNHAKQMGYSVEDGMLTEVEPDMESTIISLRGLATSNPDMVRVMTFLPQQGTPLEGKEIRDCASELKIISILRLLYPEKLIPASLDLEGIDGMVHRLNAGANVVTSIISSNSSLEGVVNYDREHAERDRDVKSVVARLKTMGMEPAEQSEFEKLLGR
- the pylS gene encoding pyrrolysine--tRNA(Pyl) ligase, with amino-acid sequence MEKQLLDVLVGLNGVWLSRSGLLHGIKDFEVTRNHLHIETECGARFTVRNSRSSRSARSLRNNKYRKPCKRCRPSDEQINRFVKKTFKEKGQAVSVFSSKKPAPRKPKQAVVKSVSVSTPTPQPASEAKPATTEPKVEKDKKPEVKYSPSQIERLKTLMAPEDRIPVQGDLPEFKDLEKELLERRRKDLRKMYEEDREDRLGKLERTITEFFVERGFLEIKSPIMIPFEYVERMGIDKDDENYKLFRVGENMCLRPMLAPGLYNYLRKLDKVLPDPIRIFEIGPCYRKESDGSSHLQEFTMLNFCQMGSNCTREELEGIIRELLEYLGIEFQIEADECMVYGDTIDVMHGDLELSSAVVGPIPLDREWGVNKPWIGAGFGLERLLKVKHDYSNIRRASRSELYYNGIITNL
- the cobD gene encoding threonine-phosphate decarboxylase CobD, whose protein sequence is MNLEDEGNLPLKKHIIGLVPASHGGLVRKASQEYGIEESDIIDMSASLNPYGSPFDHPEYGLDLSSLFEASKPGMYHYPDNRYLLYKEAAAKFLGDGVSAENIIPGNGSCETIRLVAECILSKGDTVGIPQPTFDEYEQQCRIMGANIRYFEHEGLMEISDEALQDIKILFVCNPNNPTGKLLPRDDVLALADRCEANGTLLFVDEAFMELADDPSQSVADVAAANDHVFVLRSLTKNFAIPGIRLGFGVASERMAASLNTARLSWNLGSTPDVVGTALLDMEGGCYSKYLEESRRSIEKERNFLVKRLSDIYGFKPLPSAVNYVLVDISQLLMDSVELTERLASHGILVRDCSSFYLLGNDYVRIAVRNRDETDRLIYAIGTVLSESGKEYGEEKLKHTIECAASGEPASRNTCEYYPCHFNGQDCTFCFCPFYPCEDLRTGGKWIDSTTGSKVWSCEDCTVIHKKDVVQDVLKILMRDSEADDNLKVAWEKVILSNI
- a CDS encoding NTP transferase domain-containing protein; this translates as MDAIVMAGGLTQRLGMEEKACVMLMDSPLINYLLDSLLGAMHIDRVFVQVSSYSPDTEDCIKRDYRNRVSVLRTSGDNYVGDMVAAVRDSGSSGPVMVLMPDLPLVTSEHIDMMAKAYEGCGFPAMSVYVPIGLYRKLGLRPGTVFNKKGLMIVPVGINILDSLKIDEEQDNYDHVVEIPEVAINVDSVESLRKCQDMLLK
- the cobD gene encoding threonine-phosphate decarboxylase CobD; the protein is MSHKKQIPLKDHIAELACPAHGGLIREMAGRYGIPESEMLDLSASLNPLGSPFEHPSGGLDLDAIMEKAAKRFGQYPDNRYLEYRSAAVNFLGNGLSVDNIVPGNGSCEIIRLVAEAVLDEGDVVLIPHPTFAEYEQQCKVAGADVRYIRQEEVMDLSDDVLESAKILFVCNPNNPSGKLRSREDLLKLAARCASKNTILFLDEAFIELADDPSQSIAEVVEGNDYLFILRSLTKDFAIPGIRLGFGVASKRMAEALNTARLSWNLGSIPEEIGIAVMNMEGGCNSPYLVQSREAIKKDREYLIERISSGIRKFVPIDSEINYILVDISNSAFDSTELMQRLASHGVLIRDCSSFPFMGKDFIRIAVRPKEETDRLSRAIGKVVVEKARETARLDLIAMLESGDVKPQGPNTDCSYYPCHHFPGQDCTFCFCPFYKCEDERTGGKWVDRSSGGKVWSCEDCVIVHQKDVVEKILNELSGEGSMEEKLKKAWTKVVEPLL
- a CDS encoding cobalamin biosynthesis protein; this translates as MIELFLADTDHLISVLLLATAFDLLIGEPPTALHPVVWIGNLIAFFKRSAPATHRKLYGVLFALVVILFAASIAVAVLFIANLPFLPGFVVLLIEAYFLKSTFAIRRLIEAGMEVNAELVKGDLPSARQKLSMYVSRDTSQLSEGQVSSSVIETCSENFVDGILSPLFYYAILGPYGLIGAYIFKAVSTLDSMVGYMDEKHRDLGYFSAKTDDVLNWVPARICVVYITIGSVLAGMISKGKKLDHGGAIKCATSDCRSCSSPNSGYPMASVAGVLGVRLEKPNTYVIGKDFSMPVADDIKQASVVIAAASMLAVFSFAVLIYIISAIINYI
- the cobZ gene encoding alpha-ribazole phosphatase CobZ gives rise to the protein MKLSDIDSQDLKKDQPKELEGEITSDIIDILEEEGITVDMLVDTALELYAPHPGLETREIAEGRFRRELEIAVSDANLCLLIYSGILLEREGEKGKLPNISRSSYEKDLTFIIADEVIGMSIAKYISGDKGMFEFVRFDKQKPGILSKLGPFMDDIIGGLIGGVSANMYTRGMADAAEAEKKRKAKDVSDVIAA
- the cobS gene encoding adenosylcobinamide-GDP ribazoletransferase, producing MNNFFLALKTSFGFLSTIPVGITMEGLDELVKRSYLQTFAGVVLGIMIGVFAYITETVLPDQISAVLIMAFIYYLTGLNHLDGLADFGDGATAHGSLEKKIKALKDVALGIGGVGYAVLTLLALYASISALQAEAIFFSDNAAFILAVSLLVAEIGAKQAMLTIAAFGKPIHEGLGSMVINSTTFPRYVVSFIVGAVASVLAFGSIGVIGYISSIVTAFVILNVSNRHFKGVNGDCVGTSNEIARVIVLIVITLVIIASNNGYGGLVWTLL
- a CDS encoding NTP transferase domain-containing protein, whose amino-acid sequence is MDAVIMAGGQGLRLGMGEKPCVELLGKPLISYVIDSLEKASHIDRILVAVSPSTPDTEDFVNEGYGEHVQVVNTAGDNYVGDMVYAVESSGIDEPVMIIMSDLPLVTPELLDSIIDAYEVCDKSSMSVFIPLSLCSEVGIRPDTVFNWSGQLIVPAGINILDGKYINEEQEYHNYLLEDPEIALNINTAEDLKRCENILKKR